Proteins encoded together in one Impatiens glandulifera chromosome 1, dImpGla2.1, whole genome shotgun sequence window:
- the LOC124941923 gene encoding ribosome quality control complex subunit NEMF isoform X2 — protein sequence MVKVRMNTADVAAEVKCLRRLIGMRCSNVYDLSPKTYVFKLMNSSGISESGESEKVLLLMESGVRLHTTEYLRDKSNTPSGFTLKLRRHIRTRRLEDVRQLGYDRIILFQFGLGSNAHYVILELYAQGNVILTDSEFMVLTLLRSHRDDDKGFAIMSRHRYPVEICRNFERTSITKLQEAILSLNEADNNNSSLGNVSENAYPVSSKGKQDSKIEKTSVISKNAPNGARSKQATLKAFLGEALGYGPGLSEHIIMDAGLVPSAKLGKDFKLDDNALKILAQAIEKFEDWLEDVISGSTNPEGYIIMQSQSSSKKVNTTSDSGSLGQIYDEFCPLLLNQFKSREFASFGTFDEALDEFYSKIESQRAEQQQKAKEGSAVQKLNKIRTDQENRVEVLKKEVDRSVKTAELIEYNLEDVDAAIMAVRVALANGMNWEDLARMVKEEKKSGNPVAALIDKLHLERNCITLLLSNNLDDMDEDEKTQPVDKVEVDLAQSAHANARRWYDLKKKQESKQDKTVTAHEKAFKAAEKKTRFQLSQEKAVATISHMRKVHWFEKFNWFISSENYLVVSGRDAQQNEMIVKRYMSKGDLYIHADLHGASSTVIKNHKPENPIPPLTLNQAGCFTVCHSAAWNSKIVTSAWWVYPHQVSKTAPTGEYLTVGSFMIRGKKNFLPPQPLVMGFGILFRLDESSLGSHLNERKVRGEEEEGAIDVEESEPLEQMSDSESENDNSNGKPASELESVMPNTSDSGEAISHASYLEANSFEIPVVQVPTSLKSDDNQNISENSGNTIDYVHKDLEDLMDRALELGPASSNTKDHVLHSPRVDLGDEQIQEENKQSLREKPYVSKAERRKLKKGPKNDFVDAAIVKSQRAKEDNLKTDQLNKNADNLKPGGTGKISRGQRNKLKKIKEKYADQDEEERSIRMALLASTGKAQVSKGDPLIENATAEKTTKPSVEELDAPKICYKCKKAGHLSRDCQDQPENASQDHKNVSATRARSDDANNEMMDKVEMDEDDINEIGEEEKEKLNDVDYLTGIPLPNDILLYAVPVCGPYNALQQYKYRVKIIPGTAKRGKGAKTAMNLFSHMGEATQREKELMKACTDPELVAAIIGNVKITASGLTQLKQKQKKGKKSNKQNGGA from the exons ATGGTGAAGGTTCGGATGAACACGGCGGACGTGGCCGCCGAAGTCAAGTGCCTGCGTCGTTTGATCGGTATGCGCTGCTCAAACGTCTACGATCTCTCTCCCAAG ACTTATGTATTCAAGCTTATGAATAGCAGCGGGATTTCGGAATCTGGAGAGAGCGAGAAGGTATTGTTGTTGATGGAAAGTGGCGTGAGATTGCATACAACTGAATATCTTCG GGATAAAAGTAACACTCCCTCTGGCTTTACTCTTAAATTGAGGAGGCATATTCGAACAAGGAGGCTTGAAGATGTGCGGCAGCTAGGATATGACAGG ATAATATTGTTTCAATTTGGGCTTGGTTCTAATGCTCATTACGTCATATTGGAGCTATATGCCCAAGGGAATGTTATCCTTACCGATTCTGAATTTATGGTCTTGACTCTTTTACGCTCACACAG gGATGATGATAAAGGATTTGCAATCATGTCTCGTCATCGTTATCCTGTTGAAATCTGCCGCAATTTTGAGAGGACTTCCATTACAAAATTGCAGGAAGCAATTTTATCATTGAATGAAGCTGACAATAATAATTCTTCATTGGGTAATGTAAGTGAAAATGCTTACCCTGTTTCATcaaaaggaaaacaagatagcAAAATTGAGAAGACTTCTGTGATCAGTAAAAATGCACCTAATGGTGCCCGTTCTAAGCAAGCAACTTTGAAGGCTTTTCTTGGAGAAGCATTGGGTTATGGTCCTGGGTTGTCTGAACATATCATTATGGATGCTGGTCTGGTCCCTAGTGCAAAACTTGGTAAAGACTTTAAACTAGATGACAATGCACTTAAGATTCTTGCTCAAGCCATTGAAAAGTTTGAGGATTGGCTAGAAGATGTGATATCTGGTAGTACTAATCCCGAGGGCTATATCATAATGCAGTCACAGAGCTCAAGTAAGAAGGTTAATACCACTTCAGACTCTGGATCTCTTGGGCAG ATCTATGATGAGTTTTGCCCTTTATTACTGAACCAGTTTAAGTCCAGGGAATTTGCCAGTTTTGGGACGTTTGATGAAGCATTAGATGAGTTCTATAGTAAAATAGAGAGTCAACGTGCTGAACAGCAACAGAAAGCAAAAGAGGGTTCTGCAGTGCAGAAACTTAATAAAATTCGTACAGATCAA GAGAACCGTGTGGAGGTGCTGAAGAAAGAAGTTGACCGGAGTGTTAAAACGGCAGAACTAATAGAGTATAATTTAGAAGACGTTGATGCTGCTATAATGGCTGTTCGTGTTGCTCTTGCAAATGGTATGAATTGGGAAGATCTAGCTCGTATGgtgaaagaagagaagaagtcgGGAAATCCTGTAGCTGCCCTCATTGACAAACTCCATCTTGAAAGAAACTGCATAACACTTCTTTTGAGCAACAACCTTGATGATATGGATGAAGATGAGAAGACACAGCCTGTAGATAAG GTGGAAGTTGATCTGGCCCAATCTGCACATGCAAATGCTCGGAGATGGTATGACCTTAAGAAAAAGCAAGAAAGTAAACAGGACAAAACAGTTACAGCTCACGAAAAAGCCTTTAAAGCTGCTGAGAAGAAGACTCGTTTTCAGCTCTCACAG GAGAAAGCTGTTGCTACAATCTCCCATATGCGTAAAGTTCATTGGTTTGAGAAATTTAATTGGTTCATTAGCAGTGAGAATTATTTGGTGGTCAGTGGACGAGATGCTCAACAGAATGAGATGATTGTTAAACGTTATATGTCCAAAGGAGATCT ATATATTCATGCGGATCTTCATGGAGCTTCGAGTACTGTGATAAAGAATCACAAACCAGAAAATCCCATACCACCTCTTACTTTGAACCAAGCAGGATGTTTTACT GTTTGCCACAGCGCGGCATGGAATTCCAAGATTGTCACAAGCGCTTGGTGGGTATATCCCCACCAGGTCAGTAAAACTGCTCCAACGGGTGAATATTTAACAGTTGGAAGCTTCATGATCCGAGGGAAGAAAAACTTTCTTCCTCCACAACCTCTTGTTATGGGGTTTGGAATCTTATTCCGCCTGGATGAGAGCTCCTTGGGATCTCATTTAAATGAAAGGAAAGTAAGAGGTGAGGAGGAGGAAGGGGCAATTGATGTTGAAGAAAGTGAGCCCTTGGAGCAAATGTCTGATTCAGAATCAGAGAATGATAACTCTAATGGAAAACCAGCATCAGAGCTAGAAAGTGTGATGCCCAATACATCAGATTCTGGTGAAGCAATATCACATGCTTCATATTTGGAGGCCAACTCATTTGAAATTCCTGTAGTACAAGTTCCTACTTCCTTGAAAAGTGATGATAATCAAAACATATCTGAAAACTCTGGAAATACCATTGATTATGTTCATAAAGACCTAGAGGATCTCATGGATAGAGCTCTTGAACTTGGACCAGCCTCTTCAAACACTAAAGATCATGTACTCCATTCTCCTCGAGTAGACTTGGGAGATGAGCAGATTCAGGAAGAGAACAAGCAATCTTTAAGAGAGAAACCTTACGTCTCAAAAGCTGAAAGAAGAAAGTTAAAGAAAGGACCGAAAAATGATTTCGTGGATGCAGCAATTGTCAAATCTCAAAGAGCCAAGGAAGATAATCTTAAAACTGACCAACTTAATAAAAATGCTGACAATCTGAAGCCGGGTGGGACTGGAAAAATTAGCCGTGGTCAAAGGAATAAGCTcaagaaaattaaggaaaaatatGCAGATCAAGACGAGGAAGAAAGAAGTATCCGTATGGCATTATTGGCT TCCACTGGGAAAGCACAAGTGAGTAAAGGTGACCCACTTATTGAAAATGCAACTGCAGAAAAGACCACCAAACCGTCAGTTG AGGAGTTAGATGCACCCAAGATATGTTACAAGTGTAAAAAGGCAGGTCATTTATCCCGTGATTGTCAAGACCAGCCAGAGAATGCATCACAAGATCATAAAAATGTTTCTGCAACCAGAGCTAGATCAGATGATGCTAATAATGAGATGATGGACAAGGTAGAGATGGATGAGGATGACATCAATGAGATAggtgaagaagaaaaagagaaactGAACGATGTCGATTATTTGACTGGTATCCCGCTTCCCAATGATATCCTTTTATACGCTGTCCCCGTGTGTGGTCCTTACAACGCTCTGCAACAATACAAATATCGCGTGAAGATAATTCCCGGGACTGCAAAGAGAGGAAAAG GTGCGAAAACAGCGATGAACTTGTTCAGTCACATGGGTGAAGCAACACAGAGAGAAAAGGAGTTGATGAAGGCATGCACGGATCCAGAACTTGTAGCTGCCATTATAGGAAACGTGAAAATAACTGCTTCGGGTCTTACGCAGTTGAAGCAAAAGCAGAAGAAAGGCAAGAAATCAAACAAACAGAATGGTGGTGCTTAG
- the LOC124941923 gene encoding ribosome quality control complex subunit NEMF isoform X1: MVKVRMNTADVAAEVKCLRRLIGMRCSNVYDLSPKTYVFKLMNSSGISESGESEKVLLLMESGVRLHTTEYLRDKSNTPSGFTLKLRRHIRTRRLEDVRQLGYDRIILFQFGLGSNAHYVILELYAQGNVILTDSEFMVLTLLRSHRDDDKGFAIMSRHRYPVEICRNFERTSITKLQEAILSLNEADNNNSSLGNVSENAYPVSSKGKQDSKIEKTSVISKNAPNGARSKQATLKAFLGEALGYGPGLSEHIIMDAGLVPSAKLGKDFKLDDNALKILAQAIEKFEDWLEDVISGSTNPEGYIIMQSQSSSKKVNTTSDSGSLGQIYDEFCPLLLNQFKSREFASFGTFDEALDEFYSKIESQRAEQQQKAKEGSAVQKLNKIRTDQENRVEVLKKEVDRSVKTAELIEYNLEDVDAAIMAVRVALANGMNWEDLARMVKEEKKSGNPVAALIDKLHLERNCITLLLSNNLDDMDEDEKTQPVDKVEVDLAQSAHANARRWYDLKKKQESKQDKTVTAHEKAFKAAEKKTRFQLSQEKAVATISHMRKVHWFEKFNWFISSENYLVVSGRDAQQNEMIVKRYMSKGDLYIHADLHGASSTVIKNHKPENPIPPLTLNQAGCFTVCHSAAWNSKIVTSAWWVYPHQVSKTAPTGEYLTVGSFMIRGKKNFLPPQPLVMGFGILFRLDESSLGSHLNERKVRGEEEEGAIDVEESEPLEQMSDSESENDNSNGKPASELESVMPNTSDSGEAISHASYLEANSFEIPVVQVPTSLKSDDNQNISENSGNTIDYVHKDLEDLMDRALELGPASSNTKDHVLHSPRVDLGDEQIQEENKQSLREKPYVSKAERRKLKKGPKNDFVDAAIVKSQRAKEDNLKTDQLNKNADNLKPGGTGKISRGQRNKLKKIKEKYADQDEEERSIRMALLASTGKAQVSKGDPLIENATAEKTTKPSVVAEELDAPKICYKCKKAGHLSRDCQDQPENASQDHKNVSATRARSDDANNEMMDKVEMDEDDINEIGEEEKEKLNDVDYLTGIPLPNDILLYAVPVCGPYNALQQYKYRVKIIPGTAKRGKGAKTAMNLFSHMGEATQREKELMKACTDPELVAAIIGNVKITASGLTQLKQKQKKGKKSNKQNGGA; this comes from the exons ATGGTGAAGGTTCGGATGAACACGGCGGACGTGGCCGCCGAAGTCAAGTGCCTGCGTCGTTTGATCGGTATGCGCTGCTCAAACGTCTACGATCTCTCTCCCAAG ACTTATGTATTCAAGCTTATGAATAGCAGCGGGATTTCGGAATCTGGAGAGAGCGAGAAGGTATTGTTGTTGATGGAAAGTGGCGTGAGATTGCATACAACTGAATATCTTCG GGATAAAAGTAACACTCCCTCTGGCTTTACTCTTAAATTGAGGAGGCATATTCGAACAAGGAGGCTTGAAGATGTGCGGCAGCTAGGATATGACAGG ATAATATTGTTTCAATTTGGGCTTGGTTCTAATGCTCATTACGTCATATTGGAGCTATATGCCCAAGGGAATGTTATCCTTACCGATTCTGAATTTATGGTCTTGACTCTTTTACGCTCACACAG gGATGATGATAAAGGATTTGCAATCATGTCTCGTCATCGTTATCCTGTTGAAATCTGCCGCAATTTTGAGAGGACTTCCATTACAAAATTGCAGGAAGCAATTTTATCATTGAATGAAGCTGACAATAATAATTCTTCATTGGGTAATGTAAGTGAAAATGCTTACCCTGTTTCATcaaaaggaaaacaagatagcAAAATTGAGAAGACTTCTGTGATCAGTAAAAATGCACCTAATGGTGCCCGTTCTAAGCAAGCAACTTTGAAGGCTTTTCTTGGAGAAGCATTGGGTTATGGTCCTGGGTTGTCTGAACATATCATTATGGATGCTGGTCTGGTCCCTAGTGCAAAACTTGGTAAAGACTTTAAACTAGATGACAATGCACTTAAGATTCTTGCTCAAGCCATTGAAAAGTTTGAGGATTGGCTAGAAGATGTGATATCTGGTAGTACTAATCCCGAGGGCTATATCATAATGCAGTCACAGAGCTCAAGTAAGAAGGTTAATACCACTTCAGACTCTGGATCTCTTGGGCAG ATCTATGATGAGTTTTGCCCTTTATTACTGAACCAGTTTAAGTCCAGGGAATTTGCCAGTTTTGGGACGTTTGATGAAGCATTAGATGAGTTCTATAGTAAAATAGAGAGTCAACGTGCTGAACAGCAACAGAAAGCAAAAGAGGGTTCTGCAGTGCAGAAACTTAATAAAATTCGTACAGATCAA GAGAACCGTGTGGAGGTGCTGAAGAAAGAAGTTGACCGGAGTGTTAAAACGGCAGAACTAATAGAGTATAATTTAGAAGACGTTGATGCTGCTATAATGGCTGTTCGTGTTGCTCTTGCAAATGGTATGAATTGGGAAGATCTAGCTCGTATGgtgaaagaagagaagaagtcgGGAAATCCTGTAGCTGCCCTCATTGACAAACTCCATCTTGAAAGAAACTGCATAACACTTCTTTTGAGCAACAACCTTGATGATATGGATGAAGATGAGAAGACACAGCCTGTAGATAAG GTGGAAGTTGATCTGGCCCAATCTGCACATGCAAATGCTCGGAGATGGTATGACCTTAAGAAAAAGCAAGAAAGTAAACAGGACAAAACAGTTACAGCTCACGAAAAAGCCTTTAAAGCTGCTGAGAAGAAGACTCGTTTTCAGCTCTCACAG GAGAAAGCTGTTGCTACAATCTCCCATATGCGTAAAGTTCATTGGTTTGAGAAATTTAATTGGTTCATTAGCAGTGAGAATTATTTGGTGGTCAGTGGACGAGATGCTCAACAGAATGAGATGATTGTTAAACGTTATATGTCCAAAGGAGATCT ATATATTCATGCGGATCTTCATGGAGCTTCGAGTACTGTGATAAAGAATCACAAACCAGAAAATCCCATACCACCTCTTACTTTGAACCAAGCAGGATGTTTTACT GTTTGCCACAGCGCGGCATGGAATTCCAAGATTGTCACAAGCGCTTGGTGGGTATATCCCCACCAGGTCAGTAAAACTGCTCCAACGGGTGAATATTTAACAGTTGGAAGCTTCATGATCCGAGGGAAGAAAAACTTTCTTCCTCCACAACCTCTTGTTATGGGGTTTGGAATCTTATTCCGCCTGGATGAGAGCTCCTTGGGATCTCATTTAAATGAAAGGAAAGTAAGAGGTGAGGAGGAGGAAGGGGCAATTGATGTTGAAGAAAGTGAGCCCTTGGAGCAAATGTCTGATTCAGAATCAGAGAATGATAACTCTAATGGAAAACCAGCATCAGAGCTAGAAAGTGTGATGCCCAATACATCAGATTCTGGTGAAGCAATATCACATGCTTCATATTTGGAGGCCAACTCATTTGAAATTCCTGTAGTACAAGTTCCTACTTCCTTGAAAAGTGATGATAATCAAAACATATCTGAAAACTCTGGAAATACCATTGATTATGTTCATAAAGACCTAGAGGATCTCATGGATAGAGCTCTTGAACTTGGACCAGCCTCTTCAAACACTAAAGATCATGTACTCCATTCTCCTCGAGTAGACTTGGGAGATGAGCAGATTCAGGAAGAGAACAAGCAATCTTTAAGAGAGAAACCTTACGTCTCAAAAGCTGAAAGAAGAAAGTTAAAGAAAGGACCGAAAAATGATTTCGTGGATGCAGCAATTGTCAAATCTCAAAGAGCCAAGGAAGATAATCTTAAAACTGACCAACTTAATAAAAATGCTGACAATCTGAAGCCGGGTGGGACTGGAAAAATTAGCCGTGGTCAAAGGAATAAGCTcaagaaaattaaggaaaaatatGCAGATCAAGACGAGGAAGAAAGAAGTATCCGTATGGCATTATTGGCT TCCACTGGGAAAGCACAAGTGAGTAAAGGTGACCCACTTATTGAAAATGCAACTGCAGAAAAGACCACCAAACCGTCAGTTG TGGCAGAGGAGTTAGATGCACCCAAGATATGTTACAAGTGTAAAAAGGCAGGTCATTTATCCCGTGATTGTCAAGACCAGCCAGAGAATGCATCACAAGATCATAAAAATGTTTCTGCAACCAGAGCTAGATCAGATGATGCTAATAATGAGATGATGGACAAGGTAGAGATGGATGAGGATGACATCAATGAGATAggtgaagaagaaaaagagaaactGAACGATGTCGATTATTTGACTGGTATCCCGCTTCCCAATGATATCCTTTTATACGCTGTCCCCGTGTGTGGTCCTTACAACGCTCTGCAACAATACAAATATCGCGTGAAGATAATTCCCGGGACTGCAAAGAGAGGAAAAG GTGCGAAAACAGCGATGAACTTGTTCAGTCACATGGGTGAAGCAACACAGAGAGAAAAGGAGTTGATGAAGGCATGCACGGATCCAGAACTTGTAGCTGCCATTATAGGAAACGTGAAAATAACTGCTTCGGGTCTTACGCAGTTGAAGCAAAAGCAGAAGAAAGGCAAGAAATCAAACAAACAGAATGGTGGTGCTTAG